A genomic segment from Aegilops tauschii subsp. strangulata cultivar AL8/78 chromosome 1, Aet v6.0, whole genome shotgun sequence encodes:
- the LOC141039724 gene encoding laccase-15-like yields MINGKLGDLSNCSGFIEDNYVLNVEHAETYLLRIVNAALHEQYNFKIAGHEFTVVAIDANYVKPYMTDTIVIASGETVDSLLVANAPPGRYYMVTQAMQSPKPFIQIPVLMSRGIVSYYQSNRSTDDTPIMAPEMPDQHNATTSFYFRGNLTSLLPQEVPANVDEQLFVGVDVGNICSHDGSHDNYMVTRLNISFQLPMTTSLLQAHYYNSMSTTVISMLKEFPRWPPSSEFGYSLTSVGTANPYSSGLFSISNPMHLHGHDFFILGQGLGRYDTVKDVQAYDLVDPPMKNTALAPIYGWTSGSSRNLQPGIHVYSFCKIIAVFQKLSLFCKNHGYSHEEPRIPLAPPLGWTAIRFIASNPAFNTLKAVSFNRGVVRALPYGKAHIVENGFSTRGGEWTDIRDDSSPASGRLSKL; encoded by the exons ATGATCAATGGAAAGCTTGGAGACCTTAGTAACTGTTCTG GGTTCATTGAAGACAACTATGTTCTTAATGTTGAGCATGCAGAGACATATCTCTTACGCATAGTAAATGCGGCACTCCATGAACAATACAACTTCAAGATCGCTGGGCATGAGTTCACGGTGGTCGCAATTGATGCCAACTATGTGAAGCCATACATGACTGATACAATTGTGATCGCGTCAGGCGAGACGGTCGACTCTTTGCTCGTTGCCAACGCACCTCCTGGTCGGTACTACATGGTCACCCAAGCTATGCAATCACCAAAGCCTTTCATCCAGATCCCGGTGTTAATGTCAAGAGGGATTGTATCCTACTATCAAAGCAACAGATCCACTGATGATACTCCGATAATGGCTCCTGAAATGCCCGATCAACACAATGCAACCACATCTTTCTACTTCCGTGGCAACTTGACCAGTCTACTACCTCAGGAAGTGCCAGCCAATGTCGATGAGCAACTGTTCGTCGGCGTTGACGTGGGTAATATCTGCTCACATGATGGATCACATGACAACTACATGGTGACCAGGTTGAACATCTCATTCCAGCTCCCCATGACGACGTCGTTGCTCCAAGCACACTACTACAACAGCATGAGCACAACCGTAATCAGCATGCTAAAAGAGTTCCCAAGATGGCCACCGAGCTCAGAGTTTGGTTACAGCCTGACGTCGGTGGGGACGGCG AACCCGTACTCGTCGGGTCTCTTCAGTATCAGCAACCCAATGCACCTTCACGGCCACGACTTCTTCATTCTCGGGCAGGGGCTAGGGAGGTACGACACAGTGAAGGATGTGCAGGCATACGACTTGGTGGATCCACCCATGAAGAACACCGCCCTTGCCCCGATTTACGGGTGGACCAGTGGCAGCTCCAGGAATTTGCAACCGGGTATTCATGTGTATTCATTTTGTAAAATCATTGCTGTTTTTCAAAAATTGTCACTGTTTTGTAAAAATCATGGGTATTCACATGAAGAACCAAGAATACCCCTAGCGCCGCCCCTGGGGTGGACTGCCATCCGATTCATCGCAAGTAATCCTG CTTTCAACACATTAAAAGCTGTGAGTTTTAACAGGGGTGTGGTTCGTGCACTGCCATATGGAAAAGCACATATCGTCGAGAATGGCTTTAGCACTCGTGGTGGAGAATGGACCGACATCCGAGACGACTCTTCCCCCGCCTCCGGCAGATTATCCAAGCTGTGA